One genomic segment of Methanothermobacter wolfeii includes these proteins:
- a CDS encoding metal-dependent hydrolase produces MSSYRQHGLLSILMAIPFFQAVFPLALALIGAMVPDMDHEVKSGNVSTAFLIGLVIFMVFYILGLPYIAGIALMDLALIFYLSRHRGFTHSILGAFILSACLTVFVLSIFFLLRSFGVDERGSVAVILISLGFIILNRALILPFILLTVIGVFLTPFPVMNLYTIMGPFLLGFLSHAVLDSFTPSGVRFMRPFSGRTFRKGFGVSVLLLWGAAAVYYIIF; encoded by the coding sequence ATGTCTTCCTACAGGCAGCACGGACTTCTATCTATACTGATGGCCATACCCTTCTTTCAGGCTGTTTTTCCCCTGGCCCTTGCACTCATAGGGGCCATGGTGCCTGATATGGATCATGAGGTTAAATCAGGTAATGTTTCAACGGCATTCCTCATCGGCCTTGTGATTTTCATGGTGTTTTACATTCTGGGGCTTCCCTATATTGCAGGAATAGCCCTCATGGACCTTGCACTCATATTCTATCTCTCAAGGCACAGGGGCTTCACCCATTCCATCCTGGGTGCATTCATACTTTCAGCATGCCTCACCGTATTTGTCTTATCCATTTTCTTCCTTCTCAGATCCTTCGGTGTTGATGAGAGGGGTTCAGTTGCGGTTATATTGATTTCTCTGGGCTTCATAATTCTTAACAGGGCTCTGATTCTTCCCTTCATCCTTTTAACGGTAATCGGTGTCTTCCTAACACCATTCCCTGTCATGAACCTTTACACCATTATGGGGCCCTTTCTTCTGGGGTTTCTGAGTCATGCTGTACTTGATTCCTTCACACCATCTGGGGTCAGGTTCATGAGGCCCTTTTCAGGGAGGACCTTCAGGAAGGGGTTCGGTGTTTCGGTCCTTTTACTCTGGGGGGCTGCGGCCGTTTATTACATTATCTTCTAG
- a CDS encoding monovalent cation/H+ antiporter subunit E, producing MFITRILYGIAYFIVLIFEILKATIDVAARTLTGNVKPVIVEIETVLERPVSQTVLANSITLTPGTLSVDLDSEGRVLRVAAIYPREKEDIIPFEPYIKGMLE from the coding sequence ATGTTTATCACAAGGATTCTGTATGGTATCGCCTACTTCATCGTCCTGATATTTGAAATACTCAAAGCAACCATCGACGTGGCGGCAAGGACACTCACAGGGAACGTGAAGCCGGTTATCGTTGAAATAGAGACGGTACTGGAAAGACCGGTCTCTCAGACAGTACTTGCAAACAGCATAACCCTCACACCAGGAACACTGTCCGTTGACCTTGACTCTGAAGGCAGGGTGCTGAGGGTTGCAGCAATCTATCCACGGGAGAAGGAGGATATAATACCATTCGA